The following proteins come from a genomic window of Streptomyces sp. GS7:
- a CDS encoding bacterial proteasome activator family protein, with amino-acid sequence MDMPMNERSQENQHVLVVGPDGMALGSAGAGGGDEGEEPREVPVTDMVEQPAKVMRIGSMIKQLLEEVKAAPLDEASRVRLKEIHSSSVKELEDGLAPELVEELERLSLPFTDESVPTEAELRIAQAQLVGWLEGLFHGIQTALFAQQMAARAQLEQMRRALPPGVPIEGHEDHPGHSGARSGPYL; translated from the coding sequence ATGGATATGCCGATGAACGAACGGTCGCAGGAGAACCAGCACGTCCTGGTTGTCGGCCCGGACGGCATGGCGCTCGGCAGCGCCGGCGCCGGTGGCGGGGACGAGGGCGAAGAGCCCCGTGAGGTTCCGGTGACGGACATGGTTGAGCAGCCCGCGAAGGTCATGCGTATCGGCAGCATGATCAAGCAGCTGTTGGAAGAGGTGAAGGCCGCTCCCCTCGACGAGGCGAGCCGAGTGCGCCTCAAGGAGATCCACTCCAGCTCGGTCAAAGAGCTGGAGGACGGGCTGGCGCCCGAGCTGGTCGAGGAGCTGGAGCGGTTGTCGCTGCCGTTCACCGATGAGTCGGTGCCGACGGAGGCGGAGCTGCGGATCGCCCAGGCCCAGCTGGTCGGTTGGCTGGAGGGACTCTTCCACGGCATCCAGACCGCGCTCTTCGCCCAGCAGATGGCGGCGCGCGCCCAGCTGGAGCAGATGCGCCGCGCCCTGCCGCCCGGTGTCCCCATCGAAGGCCATGAGGACCACCCCGGTCACAGCGGTGCGCGCTCGGGCCCGTACCTCTGA
- a CDS encoding GNAT family N-acetyltransferase yields the protein MSSQTIIRRYRPADQDAVTDLWSRAARQAHPFIEGEGGGERARLLREVYLAEAENWVAERDGTVIGLLGLLGGGTGDDAGAKVGGLFVAPEAQGGGTGRELLEHAAARYGALSLEVFEENARARRFSAHLGFTERGRRTDEQTGHPLIALERQAPLRSVSWLHVRDGRLLSVRTRGNDTFYLPGGKYEPGETAREALSRELSEELGLHVPVAELTEAFVIHAVAHGKNGRRLHMTCFTGGPQDIAPVPGREIAEYAWFDREGARTRCAPAHGQVVERLIAQGLMRD from the coding sequence GTGAGCAGTCAAACGATCATCCGGCGCTATCGGCCCGCCGATCAGGACGCGGTGACCGACCTGTGGTCCCGCGCCGCACGGCAGGCGCATCCGTTCATCGAGGGGGAGGGCGGGGGCGAGCGGGCCCGCCTCCTCCGTGAGGTGTATCTCGCTGAGGCCGAGAACTGGGTCGCCGAGCGCGACGGCACCGTCATCGGGCTGCTCGGTCTGCTGGGCGGCGGGACCGGCGACGACGCGGGCGCCAAGGTCGGCGGGCTGTTCGTGGCGCCCGAGGCACAGGGCGGCGGCACCGGGCGGGAGCTGCTGGAGCACGCGGCGGCGCGGTACGGCGCGCTGTCCCTGGAGGTCTTCGAGGAGAACGCCCGCGCCCGCCGCTTCTCCGCGCACCTGGGCTTCACGGAGCGCGGGCGGCGGACCGACGAGCAGACCGGCCATCCGCTGATCGCCCTGGAGCGCCAGGCGCCGCTGAGGTCGGTGTCCTGGCTGCACGTCCGCGACGGGCGGCTGCTGAGCGTCCGGACGCGGGGGAACGACACCTTCTACCTCCCGGGCGGCAAGTACGAGCCGGGTGAGACGGCCCGCGAGGCGCTGTCCCGGGAGCTGTCCGAGGAGCTCGGCCTGCACGTTCCCGTGGCGGAGCTGACCGAGGCGTTCGTCATCCACGCCGTTGCGCATGGCAAGAACGGCCGGCGGCTGCACATGACCTGCTTCACCGGTGGGCCCCAGGACATCGCTCCGGTCCCCGGCCGGGAGATCGCCGAGTACGCCTGGTTCGACCGTGAGGGAGCGCGGACGCGATGCGCGCCCGCCCATGGGCAGGTGGTCGAGCGGTTGATCGCCCAGGGGCTGATGCGCGACTGA
- a CDS encoding Stk1 family PASTA domain-containing Ser/Thr kinase: MSQDGAQGQFEGRSVGGGRYQLRDLLGAGGMASVHLAYDSVLDREVAIKTLHTELGREQAFRERFRREAQSVAKLTHTNIVSVFDSGEDELDGGMVPYIIMEYVSGQPLRSELDNDIAQHGAMPTEKALKITADVLAALEASHEMGLVHRDIKPGNVMMTKRNVVKVMDFGIARAMQSGVTSMTQTGMVVGTPQYLSPEQALGRAVDARSDLYSVGIMLFELLTGQLPFDADSPLAIAYAHVQEEPPVPSSINRSLPPAVDALVARALKKNPNERFPTAEAMQDECLRIAGSAQSGATPLIISEGPRARTSGASVSSAVFPTTSGNPQSPVPPNVQQPYQPTQAAFGPSTPPPVNNPFPTPAPTPAPFANGGFQAPPPFNGPPAPPLTAPMPSAGGPRPRKNNSPVIIVAAVVGVIVVTVIAIGIGLSAGSSGDDAGGSPSSSYTPYSYTPSPTNSVRPEDKTATIQASECTSPAKSYSDKGKILVPSFKYKNLDSVKACIQAAGWKYKVVREANDSLWAKNTVTDQTPAAISWWDPSSGDTIQLTISTGRSN; the protein is encoded by the coding sequence ATGAGCCAGGACGGCGCTCAGGGCCAATTCGAGGGCCGTTCGGTCGGCGGTGGACGTTACCAGCTTCGTGATCTTCTCGGAGCCGGCGGCATGGCGTCCGTGCACCTCGCCTACGACAGCGTGCTGGACCGCGAAGTCGCGATCAAGACCCTGCACACCGAGCTCGGCCGCGAGCAGGCGTTCCGTGAGCGCTTCCGGCGCGAGGCCCAGTCAGTGGCGAAGCTCACGCACACCAACATCGTCTCGGTCTTCGACTCCGGCGAGGACGAGCTCGACGGCGGCATGGTGCCCTACATCATCATGGAGTACGTCTCCGGGCAGCCGCTCCGCTCCGAGCTGGACAACGACATCGCCCAGCACGGCGCGATGCCGACGGAGAAGGCGCTGAAAATCACCGCCGATGTGCTCGCCGCTCTGGAGGCGAGCCATGAGATGGGCCTGGTCCACCGGGACATCAAGCCGGGCAACGTCATGATGACCAAGCGCAACGTCGTCAAGGTCATGGACTTCGGCATCGCCCGCGCCATGCAGTCCGGCGTGACGTCCATGACCCAGACCGGCATGGTCGTCGGCACCCCGCAGTACCTCTCGCCCGAGCAGGCGCTGGGCCGCGCTGTGGACGCCCGCTCCGACCTCTACTCCGTCGGCATCATGCTCTTCGAGCTGCTGACCGGCCAGCTGCCGTTCGACGCGGACTCCCCGCTGGCCATCGCCTACGCCCACGTCCAGGAAGAACCGCCGGTCCCGTCGAGCATCAACCGCTCGCTGCCGCCGGCCGTGGACGCGCTGGTGGCCCGCGCGCTGAAGAAGAACCCCAACGAACGGTTCCCGACCGCGGAGGCGATGCAGGACGAGTGCCTGCGGATCGCCGGGTCCGCCCAGTCCGGGGCGACGCCGCTGATCATCAGCGAGGGCCCGCGCGCCCGCACCAGCGGTGCGTCGGTGTCCTCCGCGGTGTTCCCCACCACGTCGGGCAACCCGCAGAGCCCGGTCCCGCCGAACGTCCAGCAGCCGTACCAGCCGACACAGGCGGCCTTCGGCCCCTCGACGCCGCCGCCGGTGAACAACCCCTTCCCGACGCCGGCACCGACCCCGGCGCCCTTCGCCAACGGCGGCTTCCAGGCCCCGCCGCCGTTCAACGGGCCGCCGGCGCCGCCGCTGACCGCCCCGATGCCGTCGGCCGGTGGCCCGCGGCCCCGGAAGAACAACAGCCCGGTGATCATCGTCGCGGCGGTGGTCGGCGTCATCGTCGTCACCGTGATAGCCATCGGCATCGGCCTGAGCGCCGGCAGCTCCGGTGACGACGCCGGCGGCTCCCCGTCGTCCTCGTACACGCCGTACTCCTACACCCCGTCGCCGACCAACAGCGTCCGGCCCGAGGACAAGACGGCGACGATCCAGGCGTCCGAGTGCACCAGCCCGGCCAAGAGCTACAGCGACAAGGGCAAGATCCTCGTCCCGTCCTTCAAGTACAAGAACCTGGACTCGGTCAAGGCATGCATCCAGGCGGCCGGCTGGAAGTACAAGGTCGTCAGGGAAGCGAACGACTCGCTCTGGGCCAAGAACACCGTCACGGACCAGACCCCGGCAGCCATCAGCTGGTGGGACCCGAGCAGCGGCGACACCATCCAGCTGACGATCTCGACCGGCCGCAGCAACTGA
- a CDS encoding pyridoxamine 5'-phosphate oxidase family protein — MPTDDFRAIELLSRTPYGRVSASRRALPFTTVTRHIVVDGRLILRLHRGYDYHRALDGSVVAYEADNVNSGEPDTWSVQFTGTARVIRPTPAERELFGRTPRLADGAPFDPVFLRIEPEFVTMHYLTDVPVFRYAHPL, encoded by the coding sequence ATGCCCACCGACGACTTCCGTGCCATCGAGCTGCTCAGCCGCACCCCCTACGGGCGCGTGTCGGCCAGCCGTCGGGCGCTCCCCTTCACCACCGTCACCCGGCACATCGTCGTCGACGGCCGGCTGATCCTGCGGCTGCACCGCGGCTACGACTACCACCGGGCGCTGGACGGCAGCGTCGTCGCCTACGAAGCCGACAACGTGAACAGCGGGGAGCCCGACACCTGGTCCGTGCAGTTCACGGGCACCGCCCGGGTCATCCGGCCGACCCCCGCCGAGCGCGAGCTGTTCGGCCGCACCCCGCGGCTGGCCGACGGGGCACCCTTCGACCCGGTCTTCCTGCGCATCGAGCCGGAGTTCGTGACGATGCATTACCTCACGGACGTACCGGTCTTCCGATATGCACACCCTCTGTAA
- the pdhA gene encoding pyruvate dehydrogenase (acetyl-transferring) E1 component subunit alpha: MTVEGTAERKTARGGSKRTTAKKATPTKKAPQSQAGNGGRPDEAEQDQLVQLLTPEGKRVEHPDYAIDLSPEELRGLYRDMVLTRCFDAEATTLQRQGELGLWASLLGQEAAQIGSGRALRDDDYVFPTYREHGVAWCRGVDPTNLLGMFRGVNHGGWDPNSNNFHLYTIVIGSQTLHATGYAMGVQKDGADSAVIAYFGDGASSQGDVAESFTFSAVYNAPVVFFCQNNQWAISEPTEKQTRVPLYQRARGFGFPGVRVDGNDVLACLAVTKAALERARTGQGPMLIEAFTYRMGAHTTSDDPTKYRADEERLAWEAKDPILRLRTYLESEGFVDDAYLAAIDEESEALGKRVRDVVRAMPDPDTMAIFENVYADGHALVDEERAQFAAYQASFADADAIAEGN; encoded by the coding sequence GTGACCGTGGAAGGCACTGCCGAGCGGAAAACCGCCCGCGGCGGCAGCAAGCGCACCACCGCCAAAAAGGCGACGCCGACGAAGAAGGCGCCGCAGTCCCAGGCCGGGAACGGCGGCCGTCCGGACGAGGCGGAGCAGGACCAGCTCGTACAACTGCTGACCCCGGAAGGGAAGCGGGTCGAGCACCCGGATTACGCGATCGACCTTTCCCCCGAGGAGCTGCGCGGGCTGTACCGCGACATGGTGCTGACGCGATGCTTCGACGCCGAGGCGACCACGCTCCAGCGCCAGGGCGAACTGGGCCTGTGGGCCTCGCTGCTGGGCCAGGAGGCCGCCCAGATCGGCTCGGGGCGGGCACTGCGTGACGACGACTACGTCTTCCCGACCTATCGGGAGCACGGCGTGGCGTGGTGCCGCGGCGTCGACCCGACGAACCTGTTGGGAATGTTCCGCGGCGTCAATCACGGCGGCTGGGACCCCAACAGCAACAACTTCCACCTCTACACCATCGTGATCGGTTCGCAGACGCTGCACGCGACCGGCTACGCGATGGGCGTGCAGAAGGACGGCGCGGATTCCGCGGTCATCGCGTATTTCGGTGACGGCGCCTCCAGCCAGGGCGATGTCGCCGAATCCTTCACTTTCTCCGCGGTCTACAACGCCCCGGTCGTCTTCTTCTGCCAGAACAACCAGTGGGCGATTTCCGAGCCCACCGAGAAGCAGACCCGGGTGCCGCTCTACCAGCGCGCCCGCGGCTTCGGCTTCCCCGGCGTCCGGGTCGACGGCAATGACGTCCTGGCCTGCCTGGCGGTGACCAAGGCGGCGCTGGAGCGGGCGCGCACCGGCCAGGGCCCCATGCTCATCGAGGCGTTCACCTACCGGATGGGGGCGCACACCACCTCCGACGACCCGACGAAGTACCGGGCCGACGAGGAGAGGCTGGCGTGGGAGGCCAAGGACCCGATCCTGCGGCTGCGGACGTATCTGGAGTCCGAGGGCTTCGTCGACGACGCGTACCTGGCCGCGATCGACGAGGAGAGCGAGGCCCTGGGCAAGCGGGTCCGCGACGTCGTACGGGCGATGCCCGACCCGGACACCATGGCGATCTTCGAGAACGTCTATGCCGACGGGCATGCGCTCGTCGATGAGGAGCGCGCGCAGTTCGCCGCGTACCAGGCGTCGTTCGCCGACGCCGATGCCATCGCGGAGGGGAACTGA
- a CDS encoding phosphotransferase, with amino-acid sequence MLRSSVVRSAVTPDRDTLGSLLRHYDRAGAPLSCEPVAEGLLNHGYFLATTRGRYFLKHHLDGDRDALTRQHRATRRLAGLGLPVAPPVADADDRTVTVLDGRCYALHPWIEGRHLGGAALTGAQSRRLGALLGLVHTALAQVMADEPAPPRPPGTDAAADPERTFETIDELLALARGARPRTSFDELAEHRLLERRALLDRQAHRRPPPGAQPPAGWVHGDFHPLNVLYRGTEPAAIVDWDRLGVQPRAEEAVRAAAIFFVRPCGTLDLAKVAAYASAYRAVCGAGADELAAAVHRVWWERLNDFWMLTWRYQLGDRRTDPQFPAAAALAVWWTREYPAVRRAFTG; translated from the coding sequence GTGCTGCGCTCATCTGTAGTCCGGTCTGCGGTGACGCCCGACCGCGACACCCTCGGATCCCTGCTGCGCCACTACGACCGCGCCGGCGCGCCGCTCTCCTGCGAACCCGTCGCCGAGGGCCTGCTCAACCACGGCTACTTCCTCGCCACCACCCGCGGGCGCTACTTCCTCAAGCACCACCTCGACGGCGACCGCGACGCCCTGACCCGCCAGCACCGCGCCACCCGCCGGCTCGCCGGACTCGGCCTGCCGGTCGCCCCGCCGGTCGCCGACGCGGACGATCGCACCGTCACCGTCCTGGACGGCCGCTGCTACGCCCTGCACCCCTGGATCGAGGGCCGGCACCTGGGCGGCGCCGCGCTGACCGGCGCCCAGTCCCGCCGGCTCGGCGCCCTGCTCGGCCTCGTCCACACCGCGCTGGCGCAGGTCATGGCGGACGAACCCGCCCCGCCGCGGCCACCCGGCACGGACGCCGCGGCCGACCCCGAGCGGACCTTCGAGACGATCGACGAGCTGCTCGCCCTGGCCCGCGGCGCCCGCCCCCGCACCAGCTTCGACGAACTGGCCGAGCACCGGCTCCTGGAGCGCCGGGCCCTGCTGGACCGGCAGGCGCACCGCCGTCCGCCGCCGGGCGCGCAGCCGCCGGCGGGCTGGGTGCACGGCGACTTCCACCCGCTGAACGTGCTCTACCGCGGCACGGAACCGGCCGCGATCGTCGACTGGGACCGGCTGGGCGTCCAGCCGCGCGCCGAGGAAGCGGTACGCGCCGCCGCGATCTTCTTCGTACGCCCCTGCGGCACGCTGGACCTGGCCAAGGTCGCGGCGTACGCGAGCGCCTACCGGGCCGTCTGCGGGGCCGGCGCCGACGAACTGGCGGCGGCCGTCCACCGGGTGTGGTGGGAGCGGCTGAACGACTTCTGGATGCTCACCTGGCGCTACCAGCTGGGCGACCGCCGCACCGACCCGCAGTTCCCCGCGGCGGCGGCGCTCGCCGTGTGGTGGACCCGCGAATACCCGGCCGTGCGGAGGGCGTTCACGGGCTGA
- a CDS encoding dihydrolipoamide acetyltransferase family protein, whose translation MTTGTAGAANAQRIREFKMPDVGEGLTEAEILKWYVKTGDTVTDGQVVCEVETAKAAVELPIPYDGVVHALNFDEGTTVDVGTVIISVDTDPGAGPVAGQPGEAAAPAATEEEAEPQGRQAVLVGYGAAPASTKRRARKVQPAVPAQPEPATAGLQAELNGRTAPVPAATPVIVPEASAVPAAPAPAAGRPLAKPPVRKLAKDLGVDLATVVPTGADGIITRDDVYAAATAAAAPPAAVPAVAEVSAPAVAAPVGTFDAAARERRVPVKGVRKATAQAMVASAFTAPHVTEFITVDVTRTMKLVQELKRDPDMAGLRVNPLLLVAKAFLVALKRHPEVNAAWDEANQEIVYKDYVNLGIAAATPRGLIVPNIKDAGAKALPQLAAELGELVATAREGKTSPAAMSGGTVTITNVGVFGVDTGTPILNPGESAILAFGAVKLQPWVHKGEVKPRHVTTLALSFDHRLIDGELGSKLLADIAAILERPKRLITWG comes from the coding sequence ATGACTACAGGAACCGCCGGCGCCGCGAACGCGCAGCGCATCCGCGAGTTCAAGATGCCCGACGTGGGCGAGGGGCTCACCGAGGCCGAGATCCTCAAGTGGTACGTCAAGACCGGCGACACCGTCACCGACGGCCAGGTCGTCTGCGAGGTCGAGACCGCCAAGGCCGCCGTCGAACTGCCCATCCCCTACGACGGGGTGGTGCATGCGCTGAACTTCGACGAGGGCACCACCGTCGACGTCGGCACCGTGATCATCTCGGTCGACACCGACCCGGGGGCCGGGCCCGTCGCGGGGCAGCCGGGCGAGGCCGCCGCGCCCGCCGCCACCGAGGAGGAGGCCGAGCCGCAGGGCCGGCAGGCGGTGCTGGTCGGTTACGGCGCCGCGCCGGCCTCGACCAAGCGCCGGGCGCGCAAGGTGCAGCCGGCCGTCCCGGCGCAGCCGGAGCCGGCGACCGCCGGGCTCCAGGCCGAGCTGAACGGACGGACCGCACCCGTCCCGGCGGCCACTCCCGTGATCGTCCCCGAGGCGTCCGCGGTGCCCGCGGCGCCGGCCCCGGCCGCCGGCCGGCCGCTGGCCAAGCCCCCGGTCCGGAAGCTCGCCAAGGACCTCGGCGTCGATCTGGCGACGGTGGTCCCGACCGGCGCGGACGGCATCATCACCCGGGACGACGTCTACGCGGCGGCCACTGCGGCAGCGGCCCCGCCGGCAGCTGTGCCCGCCGTCGCCGAGGTGAGCGCACCGGCCGTGGCGGCGCCCGTCGGGACCTTCGACGCGGCGGCCCGCGAGCGCCGGGTGCCGGTCAAGGGCGTGCGCAAGGCGACCGCTCAGGCGATGGTCGCCAGTGCCTTCACCGCGCCGCATGTCACGGAGTTCATCACCGTCGACGTGACCCGCACGATGAAGCTCGTCCAGGAGCTGAAGCGGGACCCGGACATGGCTGGGCTGCGGGTCAATCCGCTGCTGCTGGTCGCCAAGGCGTTCCTGGTCGCGCTCAAGCGCCACCCGGAGGTCAACGCGGCCTGGGACGAGGCGAATCAGGAGATCGTCTACAAGGACTACGTCAACCTCGGGATCGCGGCGGCGACCCCGCGCGGGCTGATCGTCCCCAACATCAAGGACGCGGGCGCCAAGGCGCTCCCCCAACTCGCCGCGGAACTGGGCGAGCTGGTGGCGACCGCCCGCGAGGGCAAGACCTCACCGGCGGCGATGTCCGGCGGTACGGTCACCATCACCAACGTCGGCGTCTTCGGCGTCGACACCGGTACGCCGATCCTCAACCCGGGAGAGTCGGCGATCCTCGCCTTCGGTGCGGTCAAGCTCCAGCCGTGGGTGCACAAGGGCGAGGTCAAGCCGCGCCACGTCACCACGCTTGCGCTGTCCTTCGATCACCGGCTGATCGACGGGGAGTTGGGCTCGAAGCTTCTCGCGGACATCGCGGCGATTCTGGAACGCCCCAAGCGTCTGATCACCTGGGGCTGA
- a CDS encoding protein kinase domain-containing protein produces the protein MAPTQRPQGPSDPDATGSNVPDAPEMWGNGGLVGDGRYRLTRRLGRGGMAEVFAAEDVRLGRTVAVKLLRADLAEDPVSKARFTREAQSVAGLNHHAVVAVYDSGEDFVGGNTVPYIVMELVEGHTIRDLLLNADAPPPDQALIIVSGVLEALAYSHQHGIVHRDIKPANVIITNSGAVKVMDFGIARALHGAQSTMTQTGMVMGTPQYLSPEQALGKTVDTRSDLYATGCLLYELLALRPPFTGETPLSVVYQHVQDMPVPPSEVAEAVPPELDGLVMRSLAKDPDDRFQTAEEMRGLVQYSLQMLHEQGGHTGTWNTGPVAMHDGGHTMALRGGGAAETTALSHPDAGRTAAQPIVAPGRDDGGYEGGRRQGRGGRGKVWLIAVLALIAIAVGVAFALQNTNNQHQRRQPPVVQSPSASQSEESTAPPTDEQTTHETFPGSSSGGGNTYSHRPSHRPSAPPSSEPPSSEPPTSAPPSSEPPTSAPPSTTTGGTTNGGTTNGGTTNGGTTNGGTGNGGINNGGTTLGTTGG, from the coding sequence ATGGCACCGACGCAGCGCCCCCAGGGGCCGTCCGATCCTGACGCCACCGGCTCCAATGTCCCGGACGCACCGGAGATGTGGGGTAACGGCGGACTGGTCGGCGACGGCCGCTACCGGCTGACGCGCCGGCTGGGCCGCGGCGGTATGGCGGAGGTGTTCGCCGCCGAGGACGTACGGCTGGGCCGTACCGTCGCCGTGAAGCTGCTGCGTGCCGATCTCGCCGAGGACCCGGTGTCCAAGGCGCGCTTCACACGTGAGGCGCAGTCCGTGGCCGGGCTGAACCACCACGCGGTGGTCGCGGTCTACGACTCCGGTGAGGACTTCGTCGGCGGCAACACCGTGCCGTACATCGTGATGGAGTTGGTCGAGGGCCACACCATCCGCGATCTGCTGCTCAACGCGGACGCCCCGCCGCCGGACCAGGCGCTGATCATCGTCTCCGGCGTCCTGGAAGCGCTGGCCTACAGCCACCAGCACGGCATCGTGCACCGCGACATCAAGCCCGCGAACGTGATCATCACGAACAGCGGTGCCGTGAAGGTCATGGACTTCGGCATCGCCCGCGCGCTGCACGGCGCGCAGTCGACCATGACCCAGACCGGCATGGTCATGGGCACCCCCCAGTACCTCTCCCCGGAGCAGGCGCTCGGCAAGACCGTCGACACCCGCTCCGACCTGTACGCGACCGGCTGCCTGCTGTACGAACTCCTCGCGCTGCGGCCTCCGTTCACCGGTGAGACCCCGCTGTCGGTCGTCTACCAGCACGTCCAGGACATGCCGGTGCCGCCCTCCGAGGTCGCCGAGGCGGTGCCGCCGGAGCTGGACGGCCTGGTCATGCGGTCGCTGGCCAAGGACCCCGACGACCGCTTCCAGACCGCCGAGGAGATGCGCGGCCTGGTCCAGTACTCGCTCCAGATGCTGCACGAGCAGGGCGGCCACACCGGTACCTGGAACACCGGACCGGTCGCGATGCACGACGGCGGTCACACCATGGCCCTCCGCGGTGGCGGCGCCGCCGAGACCACGGCCCTGTCGCACCCCGACGCCGGCCGGACCGCGGCGCAGCCGATCGTCGCGCCCGGACGGGACGACGGCGGTTACGAGGGCGGTCGCCGGCAGGGCAGGGGCGGCCGCGGCAAGGTCTGGCTGATCGCGGTGCTCGCGCTGATCGCCATCGCGGTGGGCGTGGCCTTCGCGCTGCAGAACACCAACAACCAGCACCAGAGGCGCCAGCCTCCGGTGGTCCAGTCGCCGTCCGCTTCGCAGTCCGAGGAGTCCACGGCGCCGCCGACGGACGAGCAGACCACCCACGAGACGTTCCCGGGCAGTTCCAGCGGCGGCGGGAACACCTACTCCCACCGGCCGAGCCACCGGCCCAGCGCCCCGCCGTCCTCCGAGCCGCCGAGTTCCGAGCCGCCGACCTCGGCGCCGCCGAGTTCCGAGCCGCCGACCTCGGCGCCGCCCAGCACCACCACCGGCGGGACCACGAACGGTGGCACGACGAACGGCGGGACCACCAACGGTGGCACGACGAACGGCGGGACCGGCAACGGCGGGATCAACAACGGCGGTACGACGCTCGGTACGACCGGCGGCTGA
- a CDS encoding alpha-ketoacid dehydrogenase subunit beta translates to MAVFEKITIAKAINASLRASMEADPKVLVMGEDVGKLGGVFRVTDGLQKDFGEERVIDTPLAESGIIGTAIGLALRGYRPVAEIQFDGFVFPAYDQIVTQLAKMHARALGKVKVPVVIRIPYAGGIGAVEHHSESPEALFAHVAGLKIVSPSNSSDAYWMLQQAIAGDDPVIYFEPKRRYHDKSRLDTESIPDPLHKARITRTGSDLTLAAYGPMVKVCENVANVAAEEGKSVEVVDLRSISPIDFDTVQSSVEKTGRLVVVHEAPVFFGSGAEIAARITERCFYHLEAPVLRVGGFHAPYPPSRLEDEYLPGLDRVLDAVDRALAY, encoded by the coding sequence ATGGCCGTCTTCGAGAAGATCACCATCGCCAAGGCGATCAACGCATCGCTGCGCGCCTCCATGGAGGCCGACCCCAAGGTCCTCGTCATGGGCGAGGACGTCGGCAAGCTCGGCGGCGTCTTCCGCGTCACCGACGGTCTGCAGAAGGACTTCGGCGAGGAGCGGGTGATCGACACCCCGCTCGCCGAGTCCGGCATCATCGGCACCGCGATCGGCCTGGCGCTGCGCGGCTACCGCCCGGTCGCCGAGATCCAGTTCGACGGCTTCGTCTTCCCCGCCTACGACCAGATCGTCACCCAGCTCGCGAAGATGCACGCGCGGGCGCTCGGCAAGGTCAAGGTGCCGGTCGTCATCCGCATCCCGTACGCGGGCGGTATCGGCGCGGTCGAGCACCACTCCGAGTCCCCCGAGGCGCTGTTCGCGCATGTCGCGGGCCTCAAGATCGTCTCTCCCTCGAACTCCTCCGACGCCTACTGGATGCTCCAGCAGGCCATCGCCGGCGACGACCCGGTCATCTACTTCGAGCCCAAGCGCCGCTACCACGACAAGTCGCGGCTGGACACCGAGTCGATCCCGGACCCGCTGCACAAGGCCCGGATCACCCGAACCGGCTCCGACCTCACCCTGGCCGCCTACGGTCCGATGGTGAAGGTCTGCGAGAACGTCGCCAACGTCGCGGCCGAGGAGGGCAAGTCGGTCGAGGTCGTCGACCTGCGCTCGATCTCCCCGATCGACTTCGACACCGTGCAGTCCTCGGTGGAGAAGACCGGCCGGCTGGTCGTCGTCCACGAGGCGCCGGTCTTCTTCGGCTCCGGCGCGGAGATCGCCGCCCGGATCACCGAGCGCTGCTTCTACCACCTGGAGGCACCGGTGCTGCGGGTCGGCGGCTTCCACGCCCCGTACCCGCCGTCCAGGCTGGAGGACGAGTACCTGCCGGGACTGGACCGGGTGCTTGACGCCGTTGACCGCGCGCTGGCGTACTGA
- a CDS encoding response regulator translates to MREDGKITVFLLDDHEVVRRGVHEMLSVEEDIEVVGEAGTAADALVRIPATRPDVAVLDVRLPDGSGVEVCREIRAQDEDIKCLMLTSFADDEALFDAIMAGASGYVLKAIRGSELLSAVRDVAAGKSLLDPVATARVLERLRDGNTAKGDDRLANLTEQERKILDLIGEGLTNRAIGERLHLAEKTIKNYVSSLLSKLGMERRSQAAAYVARMQAERR, encoded by the coding sequence GTGCGCGAAGACGGAAAAATCACGGTTTTCCTGCTCGATGACCACGAAGTGGTCCGGCGGGGCGTCCACGAAATGCTGTCGGTCGAGGAGGACATCGAGGTCGTCGGCGAGGCCGGCACGGCCGCGGACGCGCTGGTCAGGATCCCTGCGACGCGTCCGGACGTGGCAGTGCTCGACGTCCGGCTGCCGGACGGCAGCGGTGTCGAGGTCTGCCGTGAGATCCGCGCCCAGGACGAGGACATCAAATGCCTGATGCTCACCTCGTTCGCCGATGACGAGGCCCTTTTCGATGCCATCATGGCCGGTGCGTCCGGATATGTTCTCAAGGCCATTCGGGGCAGCGAACTCCTCTCCGCGGTCCGCGACGTGGCAGCCGGAAAGTCGCTGCTCGACCCCGTGGCCACCGCCCGCGTCCTGGAACGGCTGCGCGACGGGAACACCGCGAAGGGCGACGACCGGCTGGCGAACCTCACCGAGCAGGAACGCAAGATCCTCGATCTCATCGGCGAGGGCCTGACCAATCGCGCAATCGGCGAACGGCTCCATCTCGCCGAGAAAACGATCAAGAATTACGTTTCCAGCCTGCTGTCCAAGCTCGGCATGGAACGCCGCTCCCAAGCCGCCGCCTATGTCGCGCGAATGCAGGCCGAACGGCGCTGA